Genomic segment of Synchiropus splendidus isolate RoL2022-P1 chromosome 4, RoL_Sspl_1.0, whole genome shotgun sequence:
GTTGTTACTGAGCAGAGAACCTCTCAATGTTCCCTCACAAGTTGGAGGAGCTTTTTTGGGAGACTGGGCCTCTTTACtttagctgctgcccccacagccTGACCTCAGGTGAGCTTCAGAGAATGGCTGGATGGTCTGAACTCTTCCACACTGGTGAGCAACATTAGTTTATTTGGGATTCACAACATTAGAGACATACGCAAGTGCCTACAAAATACAATAAGTGGTTCAGACATCAACACGGACtggcattaaaaacaaatccaaacctAAAACCCAAAGTTTGTCGCCTCACACTGATTTCCTCCTCTTGCCAAAGACGTTGTTGATGAGCTTGGCCATGGACTTGGACCCGCTGGGCCGTCTCCTGCGCTCCTTAGCTTTTCCGTTAACACTCGCTCTCTGCACCATCTTGGAGAAGATGAGCGCCACCTCCTGGTACTGCTCGGCCGCTGACAGCTCGTAGAAGTGGCAGTGGAACTCGTTGGCCAGACACTGACCCTCCTCGGGTGCCACCTCTCTGGCGTGACACAGGTCCTCCTTGTTGCCCACCAAGAAAATAACACACTCTGCGTCCCTGAAGGCGAACAGCAGTTGGAATTTCTTGAGTCAAACAGTGATTTTATAGTTCACATCCTTAATGGTACAGTATCACTGAGGTGGCGACCACATGACCACACCTTTGAGAACAGGAAAGTCACtgtagaaagtgaaagtgagacTCATTGAGTTGAGTGGGACTTCATTTGTTTTCGTTCAATGACATTGAGAGGCAAAGAAGAACGTTCAAGACAGTTTTATATTTCTGAACTCTTATGTCTTCTGGATGGACACGTGTTCAAGAAAATGGATGTCTTTAAATGAATACGTATGAACGTCCATAAGTGGATTGAGAGGTGGATATTTGCCCATATATCTACTTTAACTTTTTGGGTTCTAGCAGCATCATGCTATTAGCTTCTCTTCATTATTAGCTTAAATTATCCGAATCAATTTGAACTTGGAAGTCATTCCCTTAAATCAAAGCACTGACAGCTAAGTtacgtttctttttttcttgttttttgtctttttagagttctgtgttcagtttgtgtttttagGACCGATGTTACCTTTTGGTGGGCTTCAGGTGAAGCTCTCTGATCTGGTAGACGGTGGCTTTGGCCGCGTGGAAGGACGAACGGTCGCTGATGTCATAGACCACGATGAAACCGTCGGCCCAGTGGATCAGCTCAGCCAGTGAGAATTTACTGTCGCCTGACTGAAACAGAAGCGCAGTTTATTCATTGTTTATGGaacatttcattcaattcatatcttataaaataaaatggcagataaataaaagcagaacccAAGCTGTAAAAAGTAGCTGGACTGCGATGTCTCAGTTAGCATGGCAACATCGGTGTAAAAAGTTACAAAACAGTTGCGATGTAGATTTGCCAAGACAGTCTGTTGCGGAGGCTTAAAAAGAAATCTCGCCTGAGCCTGCCAAAGTGTGCGCATACATCAAAAATTATTAGCATAGCATTTACTTCCGACAGCTCATATTAGCACTGCAAAGTGAGCGCACTTTCTTGGCTACACGAACCTTGATAGAACGTATCATACTTGAGTTACAAGACTGGTCCTTCACAAAAGCAAGGTGGCATTGAGACTGCTGGGGCATTCCTTGATATTGTTTGGTCTGTATCAGAAGTatcactgtttatttttgtcttgtgcggGTGTAAGACATTGATGTAGTAAAAGCAAATTTGGTTCGACCACCGTGGCAAAATTAACTAACCTATTCTGCTAGAAAAGATTTCATGCACGACTTTGTGACACAACAGCAAAATTAAAAAGCAGCTTTGAAGTGACATTTAAATGTTAAGTGGTGAAAAAGTAGCAAAAGTTAACACTACAGTGAAAACCTGgcagcctgtttttttttcctcccttcttcATAGAGACCCCTCGCggtgctcaagcaccagccTTTTTATGCTGGAAGCcatcttcattcttaaattcttcaGGAAACAAAAGCTACTCTCTCATCAGTATGCGTCACACACATCTACGACCTTGCGTTCCACTGTACCGCGCTGTTattcacaacaataataatgataaaactgGTGGGTCCTTTCTCTGGCTTGATCACCCACTCCCAAAAATCCCTGCGGACATGCCTGAGCCCAGAAATACCAACAGTTGTGAGGCTGTCAGTTTAGGCTAAAGACATATATTACTTTATCTCAGTCGCCGTGTGAAACTGACCTGAGAACAGGGCTCATAGAGCTCCAGGTTCATCTGCCTCCCATCCACTGCCAGACGTTTCCTGTATATACATTCTGTCGAGTCAAGAGAAACAGTAGACATCGAAGTTCCATGAGACTGTATCAATGCACATCAACagtttctgtttctcttttccAATCTATGGCCACTGAGCTGCAGAAATGAACCTGAGGTCAGCAAGTGCAGCACATCGCCTCGATTAGTGGTGTTTTGGGGGACAAAGGGATTCATTCATGTGACCAAGGTCAAGGAGAAAAACGCATGTTGGTCACTGCAGCGGTGATCTGACCTGGTCAGATGCCAAACCTGGACGTGGAGAGCCGGTGCCGATGAAACCACGATTATTTCAACAAAGCTCTATTGAGCCTGAGTCATGGGCCATAAATGAGGTCGTCATTATCATTCAAGctgaaaacatatatatatatatatatatacacgcacacacagtacAGCACACAATTATGAAGTAAAATGTTGTCCAACCCACCTGAAGAAGAGGAATACTCGCCGATGAACCTTCTGGTGAAGAAGCGCACGATCAGAGCTGCAGAAGAACACAAACTTTCTAGACAAAAtcgattgaaaaacaaatcttaaACAGAACCTACGGCCATCCTACCTGATTTACCGACCCCTTCGCTCCCCAACACCGCGATCTTGAGGTCGTTCATGTCGTCAAGTGCGCAGAAATGTCATTATTCTGAGACAACGGTCGGACTCAGGAGCTCCGTGACGCGCAGCGCTTCTTCTCGCTCAGCGTCGCTGATGCGCGTCACTTCATGAGCGGCCACGAGGTTCAGCATCAGCTGGGCGTGTCTATCGACTCATCCAGCCCTCGGTGTTTTTTCTGACTTCTGCAATCTAAACTTTATTATTCcgtaatataaatgaatattgcTCAGTCAATTAGCGTTTAcctgttttattgtgttttttgttttgttttgttttgttttttgagtaAGATAACTGGCAGCGCATGCAGTGAAGTGCGGTACTTACAGATGGACAGTGTTTACATGTTTGTTACACAGAGATTCTATTAGAAGGAACCCAAGGACTCTACAGTGTAACCAACCCGTTTCATCATCAAGACTTCATGTGGTCAGAGATGCTGACCAGTGCCATGAATGTTGCACACTGACTCAGCAGGCAGATAGATGTGTTCTATCTCCATCTGCCGTGGTTCCTCACAGAGGGTGTGAAGGTCATCATGCTCTTAGTGTTGTCCCTGgccatcacctcctccaccgcctTCATGCGCCTCCATCTGCAGGACCTACGCTGACAGACCTCATGTTCCGGAGCAATGAGTCTTCTTGTTGACCTTGTGGATGTGATAAGAGGTATCCAGTCCCCTTCTGAGATGAACACCCAGTTCTTTGACCGAGTCCTGTATTCCAACAGATTGATGGTGGTTGGAGGTCTTGTACTCCACACAAAGCTGACCACCAGCTTCTCAGCCATAGTGGTATTGAGTAGTGGGCTATCTATACACCAGTTGATGAACAGCTCCAATGCTCCCCGTCTCTCTGTCAATACTGACGATACAtggtgcagggaagcttcatgagGTGTCACAAAGTAGAGCCTGATGTGTTTAAAGTAAGAATAAGAAGAGCAAGGACGGATCACTGAACACCGCCTCCTTCATTCAAGGTCTGTTAATGGGATACAGTGATGTTTTTGGAGGTGCACTGTAACATGGTGGACCTCATCATGTGACTTTGTTGATGCAGGGTGCTGCAGGTCTGCTTGGATCAAGACCTGTAACTGGACTTCTGCCTCCATCATGCACTTCAATGTTTCATCTGGTCTTTTTGGAACAGCAGATGAGAGCCTCTGTATTTCTTCTACTCCTGCGTGTCTGTGGCTCCCCAGATGCAAATCATCCAAGTAACTTCAAACGTCTTCAGACATTCCTGAGTATTCGGAGCCATAAATCCTGCTGTTACATAATGCTGCAGCGATCTGTGTGTTCCCAGCGGGCCACAACACTTGGGCCACCCAGGTCCAAATCTGGCTGGCTTATTCAGCAGAGGTGCGAGTTTGAAGCCGGGATTTCCTGCTTTGACTGGTGCGCAGCAGATGTTGGGCGAGGAGGTCGCATCTCCACACGATGAACAAGACGTTTTATTGCACCATAACCACAAATGTATTATTGACAATGGAGATCTGAAATGATCCCCCGATGAGTCCACCAAACACATCCTCTTTGTTTTTATCTCGGTAGGATGACTCATTTGAAAACAGCGTCAGCAGTCGCCCACTCGCTCTGTTAACACACATTTTGGACGTCAGAGCAGACATTTTCACGAGCAAACAGATGGGACCTCCAGACGCTCACCTCTATTTGTGGAGAAAATcaaagtgctttttttctttgtgagtGTCAAAATGCAAAGTGTTCTCTGTCCTACTtagattgttgttttgttatgaATGCGTCCATTTTAGACCGCTTGGATCAGTTTTGGAACGGTGGGCTAGTGGTCAGTAATGCAGCCTCACAACAAGAAGGACTGTCGGTCCAGTCAATTAGTGGGGTTCCctaagcactctggtttcctcccaatgCCTGAAACCGTAAAGTTACTTTAAATTGTCCTCAGCTGGCATCGCTTTGCTCAAAAAAGCTGGTTTGTGGCCCACAATGAAGCACGCGTCAAGGAAGCCATCATCAACCGGctgacaacctatttaccaccatcctCTTGTGAGGTCCCTTACctgaaaaataagaaaatgaatTGCTCACAGTGCATTTTTGCTTGACACTTCACTTGGACATAACATAGTACCTCTCCTTTTTTACCCCTTCAATATCTATAATTTATACTGATAATAAAAccaaacaatgatgatgatgatgaacatttTAAGCCTTTAAGTGTCATGGTGtatttttcctcttttcttttataACACCCGATCTCAGTTACATTTAAggctctttctcttctctcttttgGCTTGATGGTGCCTGACCACAGTCACAGTGTATAATGTGGCCCCGTACGTGGCCCAGCCCTGGTGTTAATCCTCATGAAGGAGCTGTTCCAGTTGAGTCAGGGAAGTGACGGCTGAGAGCTGAATCAGTGCTAATGTCACACTGCATACGAGTTACCACCCAAGACCTTTGCACTGTATCTTCTCCAGACAGGAGAAGTTCTGCTCACTGTTATGTACATACTTTCTGGGCCTTCAGACTATTTTTGGCTGTCACTGACTGACATGAAACATTAGCCACAAAATGTTCTCTTTATCTCCAGTTATTTTCAGGAAGCCGTTTCCGCTGCCCGTCGCCCCCTTTATCACCTTCCACAAACATGTTATTTTAAGAATGGGAGCTGTTTATGCTGTACAGTGATATCAGGCTTTTCATCTGCAGCTTACCACCAGTTGGATGGTTACGCAATCACCCTCTaatgttttttcactttttttttttagcctccATTAAACATCCAGAGTCGTGTTTTGGTTCAGCTGTTTCTGGTGGGCTAGAAGCCCACGAGTCTCTGGTAACTCACTGCAGGAGAAGCACCTGGCAGTGGGGTCAGAAGTTCTGATCAAGTCCAAAAGCCATGCGTGTGACCATACTTCCAAAATGTATTACTCACCCCACCATTTCTAACTTAATCCtcttcatgtttttaaattaactttttatttatttattgttgcacTATGTTTTTCCCTCCTTCTCTTGGCATCATGGAGTGggacgtgctcactcagttcaggaagctgaaccttcggctgcaggtccggacagagtttcccctgccattcTGAAGCATTGTGCAACTGAGCTGGcgccagtgttcacggacatcttcaatgcttccttggtgtcctgtcatgttcctgcctgctttaaatcctccactatcattcctgttcctaagaaagccaggatcacaggactgaatgactacagactggTGGCACTGACTGActgtctgtggtcatgaagtcctttgatcgcctggttctctctcacctgaaatctatcactgcttctcacctagaatcattgcagtttgcctacagagccaacagatctgtacgatgcagtgaaccaggcccttcatttcattctgcagcatctggactgcccaggaacctatgccaggatcctgtttgtggacttcagctctgctttcaacatGATTCTCCCAgatctgcttgaagacaagcttcagcagctcgacgtgcctgactccctctgtagatggatgacagacttcctgaccagccggagtcagcgtgtctgggacgactgtctccgacactcagaccctcaacatcgggtcttcTCAgtgctgtgttctctctccatgactcttctctctgtacaccaactgctgcatctccagccaccagtccataaagctgatcaagtttgcggatgacaccaccatcatggggctcatctcagatggagatgagtcggcttacaggagggaggtggagcggctggtgtcctggtgcaaccacaacaacctggagctcaacgctcagaagacagtggagatggtcatagacttcaggagagtaacagtttctctgtcccctctcatgttggctggtttacccatttcctttgtagactccttctgcttcctgggaaccaccatcactgaggacctcaaatgggagccaaccatcaggtccctcatcaggaaggcccagcagagaatgttcttcctgagacAGCtaaggaaactacgactgccgacaaagttgccggtggagttctacacggccatcatccagtccatcctcacctcctccatcactgtctggtacagcaacgccacctccagggacaagagcagactgcagcacatcgtacgttctgctgagaaggtgatcggttgcagcctgccacctcttcatgacctgtatgtctccaggacccagagacgtgcaggtgggatcagagccgacccttctcaccctggacatggactgtttgtccctcttccctctggcaggaggctgcggtccatccagaccagaacctcccgtcacaggaacagcttcttcccctcggccttCAGACTGTTGATTTTGTGAGCAGCCCTTGCTGTTTGTGGGCTGAAGCCCTGGTTCAACAAATCTATACAGGACAAAGACAATTAAAAGCCTTTGTTTtggacctaaaaaaaaaagcataactgcatttttttttatccctgtCCTTTAAGTCAGTTATGCAAATTAGTAGTTTCCCATCAGTACTTGAAAGGCTTCAGAAACTTATAACAACTTATAACAATATGAAGAGTCTCACACTGCGAATATGAGACAGTTGAGCTCCACTTAAAATCAGACATGATCTTTAACAGCAATCGACAATTCAGAATGATTATTTCCATATCACATCTTCAGTCCGGTCAGTATAATATGAACTAGGACTGTCATCGACTTTTCAGAAGGACAGTTGCGCCCTCTCTCGGCAACACTGTGCCAATGActcttcatgtcatgtcatgtcacgtCACGCGTGCTCAGTGAGGAAGTGTTTTTATTGCGAATATTGGGCCCACTTTTCACACTTAATGGATTAATGCGTGTATATGAGTGGAAGTATTTGGACTTGAATTGCTTGGCAATATAATCTTTAGAATATTTTTACAATATATATGTCTGTTTTTACTTCCTTTTATCGATGACACACATCATATACGTACCAAATaatattattgctttttttccatgtgCTGCCAGTCGCTCTTCATAGATGGTGTTGTTCCTCACAGGTCGTGAAGGCAGCATTCCGGCACTCGGCACCGAGTGCGGACAGGTAGTTCAGTTCAGGAAGTCGTTCGTCACACTTTCACTTTTACCGGAGTTCGACAGGGTTGAGAACGACAGGCCTTTCACATCGATGTTCGAACCCTGTCAACATGAGGGTCTGTCGCGCTGTTTTCCTCTTCATGTTTGTCGGTGTTTCGTCCTCGGTGCGGGTCAGAGGGAAGCCGCCCCTCAGATGCTCTCAGCCGGTAAGTGAGGGACCTGCGCCTGTGCTTTAACCTGCTTCGGGATCTCTCCTTGACGTCGATCGATTTACGTGGAAATACTCGCTTTGAAACGGAGCAAATCATGTCTAAAAACAAGTATTCATTATATCTATTAACCAGTGTTTTAGTGATCACTGCTCTTCATTGATACTGATTCTCATTTTTGTCGCCTCTATTTCAGAATTTGACATGCGAAGTCAACATAAGTGAGTACTGTTGTGTCACTCTGAAGCTCTGTTGTCAAGTGATAACAGAGGGGTAACACTGAATGTACAGATGAAGCCGTCATTCAGATTCCAAGAAGGAGTTCCAAGTAGATGATAACTGTGATGGCGAGTTCATGTtttcgctgtgtgtgtgtgtgtgtgtaggtaaCTGCATGGACCGAGGCTGGTTGAAGAAGTACAATTACACTCCTGGAAGTCCAGAGGAACTGAAAGTGGATGTGGTCTTCAGGAAGGACGAGGAGACTGGACACCTTCAGTCTGTTCTCCTGGCCAGCTGGAAGCTCAGAGATGATGGTCAGGATGGAAGAATTGCTCTCTTCGTCGATGTATCATTGACCTCTCAGTCATGTCGCCTGGGATCCAGACGAAACTAGCTAATGTTTGAACACAGAAATGAAAGTTAGAATGTTAAAGGAGTTGGTTTCTGAAAGAATGGCAGGGGAATAATGTAACATTGCTgttaaagaagaggaagaaagagaaagaagtgaAAACCTAACATTCAAATGGAAGAAAAGAGAGTCTAATGAGGGAAGGTACTAGATAATCTTGTATTTGATCATCTTGTCGAAGAGTTAAAGGAAGCAAAACAGTAGAATAAAAGGAGATAATCGACTCACTTTCATATTAGAGGTGCAGGAGAACAGTTTCATGTTACAAAACAGGTGAGAATAAGTGGAACAATGTGTAAGGTTTCAATAGAAGAATAGAGAATCTGTCATCAGCATAACATGGATTTATTCAGAATACTTTGGTTTTGGGCATGAAAGTTTACTCCATGGAAGGGTACTTTAAAAGCGGCGGCTGCTGAAGTAGTCATTGTATGATGTAGTGGTACTACACTGATATCTTTCCTATAAGTGCATCCTGAATGGCACCAGTGGTGGGAGCGCTAGAACTCGCTATGGAGGGAGGTAGAGCAGTTGTTGCTAGTTGGAGCCATCGCAGAAGCAATTCAGGTCTTCTGTCATCTCATCCACCAGGCAGCACCGCGTACCTCACCGCCACGGAGCTCCACGTGTTGGTGAAAGCCACTAATGAGCACCTCTGCGTTCGATATTCCTTCAAGAAACAACTTCCTATGCAGAACAAGGACGGGAAAAAGG
This window contains:
- the rergla gene encoding ras-related and estrogen-regulated growth inhibitor-like protein encodes the protein MNDLKIAVLGSEGVGKSALIVRFFTRRFIGEYSSSSECIYRKRLAVDGRQMNLELYEPCSQSGDSKFSLAELIHWADGFIVVYDISDRSSFHAAKATVYQIRELHLKPTKRDAECVIFLVGNKEDLCHAREVAPEEGQCLANEFHCHFYELSAAEQYQEVALIFSKMVQRASVNGKAKERRRRPSGSKSMAKLINNVFGKRRKSV